In bacterium, one DNA window encodes the following:
- a CDS encoding chemotaxis protein CheC: protein MVQLDDVKQDVLREIGNIGLGNAITALSELDGQSYLITVPEVSQIELSEVPFLFGDPERIVVGAAALVTGDWGGHAAFMFPWESATALWTRLLGQTPEDINALEPIYTSTISEVANIMSGAYLTAISTMTGFELMLEPPAFVADMSAAILSSLTVEALLFDREMIAIRLQFLTPNDDFEGFFLYLPELGGLNKLFAALGVN, encoded by the coding sequence ATGGTACAGCTGGATGATGTGAAACAAGACGTCCTGAGAGAGATCGGCAACATTGGTCTCGGGAACGCGATTACTGCCCTCTCAGAATTGGATGGGCAGAGCTATTTGATTACTGTTCCTGAGGTAAGTCAAATCGAGCTATCGGAAGTACCGTTTCTGTTTGGAGATCCTGAGCGGATTGTTGTTGGAGCTGCCGCTTTGGTAACAGGTGATTGGGGAGGCCACGCGGCTTTTATGTTTCCTTGGGAAAGCGCCACTGCATTGTGGACGAGACTCCTAGGGCAGACCCCGGAAGACATTAATGCATTGGAACCGATATACACTTCCACTATCTCGGAAGTTGCGAATATTATGAGCGGCGCGTATCTTACAGCTATTAGCACGATGACTGGGTTTGAGCTGATGCTCGAACCTCCGGCATTCGTTGCTGACATGTCTGCCGCTATATTAAGTTCGTTAACGGTAGAAGCGTTGCTTTTCGATCGTGAGATGATTGCAATACGATTGCAATTCCTAACCCCTAATGATGACTTTGAAGGATTCTTCCTTTATCTTCCTGAGTTA